From the Manihot esculenta cultivar AM560-2 chromosome 14, M.esculenta_v8, whole genome shotgun sequence genome, the window attttataatataattttcatattaatactttttataatatttaaaaattattattaatgatataatatgaataaatattaatttaatataaatcgaAGTACGAGATGTTTTTTTTGGTACTTCCCTTATTTTTGTTCCAATCATCCTATTGGATTGTTGTATAACTGACAGACCAACGTGTCAGAGATTCGGGCTTAAAGCTAAAAGCAAAagcttaattaataataatttcacGGAGCGGTAATTTACGGTGGATCCGATTTGTACCCGAACCCAAAGTAGAATCACGCTCCCACAGGAAAGCTTCCACAGATACCTTCGCTTTCGACAATCATCTTTCAAAGGCACCGCTGATCAGAGGGGGAAAATAGAAAGCAGAAGGAAGAGATGGGGGAAGAGAAGAGACATCAGATGATGCAGAACCTGTTCGGTGATCAgtctgaggaagaagaagagatcgATTCCGAGCACGAATCGAACCCCCAGCCTAATTACGCCTCAGTAATCATCCTTGTCCTCATCCTCTTAAACAGTTTGTACATGCACACTAGTTTATATACGTATTCGTACATTTTTGTTGATAGGTTTGAATCCTTATGTTGATTTCAAGTGACTTTTTTCAttcatatgtatatatatatatatataattgcgcTGCAGTATTGGAATGTGGAGCTATTAGGCGCCTGCAGCTTTTTGTAAATGGAGTTTCAGGGAATTTTGTGTTTAATAGGTTGCAATGTGATAATGGGGTTGAAATggacttaattttttaaaacttgtcttttaaaacttgtctttgCAATATGCATTCTGTTTTATTTGGTTTTGGATTAATGGAATGTACAGCTTGAGAAATCTGATTCTTGTATTAGGATCAAGTTCActggatttttttaaattgatatttcattaaaaaaaagaagaagaaaatgaataGGATGGAGAGAAAGATGTGGGTAAAAGGTGTTCAATCACAACAACCTGCTTCTGCTTACAACATCATTTTGTGATGATTTTCCCAGGATGAAGCTGAAGGAGGGCTGAGGAATGAGGGTGAAGGTGAAGATGAAGTGGAAGGGCATCAAGATGTTGAAGTGGAGAGTGAAGGTGAAATGCACGAGGTAGAACCTGATCCAGGAGAAAGTGAGGGGGAAAGGGAACCAAGTTCTGAAGAAGTAGATGTTGGTGATGAGAGGGAAGTGAGTGAAGCAAAAGAAGCAGACAGCGATGAGAAAGAAGACTATGCTCCTAGAGTTCCAACAAGTCGGAGACACGAAATAATTGAAAGTGGATCAGAGAGATCTGAGGGCCAGCATTACGCAGACAATGAGGATGAGGAGGTTGATCAGGACAGAAGTCTGaggttattttcttttctttccttgtcGTATTTCTAAATATAACTGCTGTTAATCTTTCTACATAAAATAATCCTAGATGTTAGTATATGTTCCATGACTGTCTGCTTTTTAAGTTGACCTCATTGTTTTTTATGGGAAAATGGACAATATAGCAGTAAATCACCTGATGGGGAGAAGGATCAGAATCACATTTCACAGTCAGCTGCAGAGATTCGTGATGTGTTTGGCGACTCTGATGATGAGGAAGAGGCAGGGTATGCAGTCAGGAATGAAATTGAGCAAGATTCACACGTGAGTACTGAATAACAAAGGCAGTTTGCATAGTGCATACTATTTCTGTATCATCTGGTCTTGTCAAGCATGTTTATGTCCCTGAGAATGATACATATCGTTTTCATTACTTAGAGATCTCCAATGGAAGAGGAAGCGAGCTATGAAAAGAACTTAAGACCAGAGGATATGCTGATGGATGAAGATGCTCAATATGAGTCAGAAGAGGAGAACATTGATGTTAAAGCTAAAGAGAAGCCAGTTGGCCCTCCATTAGAGCTAGAGATTCCATTTCATCAACCTCCAGCTGATCCAACCAAGgtgtatttttctttcttctatcTGCTAAATTAGTAGCCGAAGCTTTTGCATTTCTTGACTGATTGATTAAAGCTACAATAATTTGCAATAGTATGCTTGgttattaaaattaagtttagaGAAGGGTTTCTGTTTTCAGCAGGTCTAACtggaatttttatttattttttgtttaaaatttttcCCCCTAAAGATGCATCTGGAACATTTTAATTGCATTGTTAGcatatagatcatgtaattCTTTTTTCTGtgtaatatgttattttctaaGAGGATGGCTTGGTGTAATGGTACGGTTACTCTGTTTGAAACCTAGAGGCCACTGGTTTGAGTCATGGAAGTAGCCTCTTTGTAAAACAGGGGTGGGGTTGTGTACATCAATCCTCACCAGAGCCTTCAAATGTTGTTTTGTGCGCTGGGTCAcccttaatttattattttccacCAATGACTCTATAAACTTGTATGGAAAACATGCAGCAGAGAGAAGGTTTACTGGAGATGCCAAGTTGTTTAGAGAATACCAAATTGCTTATAAATTATAACTTAATTTAGAGAATATCAAATTGTTAACAGAGCGCTTCTCAAAGAAAGTATTAGACTGACATGGTATTTTGCAATGTACTTAATGGCAGCAGTTGTTTTGTGGTTTTATTGCATCTGATACTTAAGCTATGTTCATGCCTGCACATGTTTTCTTGAGGTGAAATTTTAGTACTTGTTTGCAGATGAACATGATCAAGGTTTCCAATATAATGGGCATTGACCCAAACCCATTTGACCCTAAGACATATGTGGAAGAGAAAACATTTGTTACAGATGAGTCTGGAGCCAAGACACGCATACGCTTGGAAAATAATATTGTGCGATGGAGGACTGTTAGAAATCCTGATGGCACTAAACACGTGAGTAGATTCCTGGAATTTTATATCTTGGAATAGTGTTCCAAAAAAAAAGAGGACATTTCTGTTATGATTCATGGTATAACGATTATTCCCATAGCtgctattttattttcaaaattttgtcTGACcgacaaatttaaaatttacttatgCTTAATTGGCACGATATAGCATGTTGCattgatttattatatttaattcaatttgatagcAACTAGAATATCCTTTTCATTTGATATTTAGGTTGAAAGCAATGCTCGCTTTGTGAGATGGTCAGATGGCAGTTTACAGTTATTAATCGGGAATGAAGTTCTTGATATATCTGTGCAAGATGATCGCCATGACCAAACACATCTTTTTCTTAGACATAACAAGGTGACACCCCATATCTGTCATGTTACATGTGTGATTCAAGCATGTGATATGTTCAACTGTTTTAGTCTTCTTTTTCCTCAATTTTCTTGTTCTCTCTATTTATATTGTGGTGGCTGCTAACAGTGTTTTTGTGCTAGGTTCATTTTGACATTTAACGGTCTACCAAGATGCAtaacattctttttttttttcatttgtgaATATCTACCTTCTGATGTCGTTGATTTCCTTGAGGGTCTGGAAATTCTAAAATGAACTGAATTCTATTTGACCTATTCTCatgtatggaaagtttaaaattaatagaaatcaATTCTTTTAGTTAGAAAAATAAGCCATGTTGAAAGGAATGAATTTATGCCAAAAGTGGCATGATTTTGCAAGAATTCAATACGTTTCTGAAGTGTTTTATTAAGAAACCAAAATGCTGCTACTTCAAGttatattaatttctttttaaataagaGCAAAATAAGAAAACAAGGACGCTTGTTTGTTTTCATTTATTCCAAGTAATTGAATCCAAATGATTtctatcattttaaaatttattccaTGCACATGGAGTTCTTAAAAACATTTGAATCTTTTAGTGGATTTTCTTTCCCATTGTAACTTTTTAGTTTGTATGCTGTAGATGAAAGGGATGGGAAATGGCTGCAATTTAAAGAACTTGAGTTTGGAACCTATATTACGTGGAGTTTCTATTTGCATTGTGATTgacaaatattctttttattcatGTTAGTGTGTACATGTTGTCTAGGGaactgaaattatttttttttaaagatagtGAGTTTGTTTGAACTGTCACTGTATTGCTTTCTTAGCTTGCTTAAGCCTTTGCTAATCTGGAAGTGCAATATCATCTTGCATACTAGGGTTGGGCTGGATGCCCAGGCAATGGTGATTTAGTATAGTAGATAGAATCCCTTATGTTTTGGTTGTGAAACTGGACTTTGAAATGCTATGAAGATTTGATGTACTGCTCTATTGTATTTATGTACCAAGCttagaataagtgctgctggaTTTGGATCTGTTCCTATCAACAGTTGTTGAAATAGAAAGCTTTTCTCTACTATAATATAATTTCAACTTCTTTTTGACTGCCTCTATGCATTTGTGGGAAAAGAtagtccttgctttcttctttaTCCTGGCTTAACAGTATTCAGTGCTGTTGTTTCCATTCTCTTCTCTCCCTTTGCCTCTTCTTTTTGCCTTCAAAATCTTTTATGCTCGGCCATCCCAACATGGGGAATCTAGCTTCCCTGTTTGAAGTGCATTTATTAGATCAGCTCCCCAAGCATTGCCCTTCAGGGGACAATCTATGTCTTCATTTCTTGGTAAATAAGATACAAATTTTGCCTCTGCTTGCAGTCACTTCTTCAATCACAAGGAAGAATTAGAAGGAAGATGAGGTTTATGCCATCCTCACTCACATCAAATTCTCACAGGCTGTTGACTGCTCTTGTTGACTCACGGCATAGAAAGGTTTATAAAGTTAAGAACTGCGTCACCGACATTGATCccgagagagagaaagaggaaaaagaaagggTAAAGATTGCTTAAAGTTATAGTGACATGCATTTGCCTGGTGTGTTTACAGATTTTCAATTTATGTTGGTCTTTTTGGTTTTTTAGGCTGAGAGTCAAACAATTAGAGCAAATGTACTTCTTAATCGGAAGAGGGAAAAAGTTAGCCGGAAGTATACTCAAACCGTGGAGCGGAGGCGTCAGCTTTCACCTGGGTTCTTGGAGGGTGCTCTTGATGAGGTTTGCAGTTGTCAAATATATTGCTTATATTGCTTCTACATATTTTGctcttttgttttgtttcatTCATAAGGTGTGGGTGATTTATGTTTCTCATATTATGCTCCAACATTATAACTGTTTGCACATGGCAACCCCTTGACTTccattttgatttattttctttccatGTGGATTGTGTCTGATACACTTCTCATCTTAAGATGCTTATGAGCATAagattcatttttctttttgataTGTTTGGAATTGGAACAACATCAGCATTATTACTGCACAGAAATCTAGGATCTTCTCCTTGTCTCCTGTCTCATtatttaatttcctttttatttaggATGATGACCCAGATTATTTTGATTCTCGTCGTTCTCGCCGCCGCTTTGAAGAAGATCTGGAAGTGGAAGCTCGTGCAGAGAAACGCATTATGAATGCTAAAAAGGTCTTGTAACCCAAAGTAATTGTGTGATTACCTTTTAGTTGGGTGAAATTGGACTTATTGTAATATTTTCGCTATTAATAACAGGGGCAGAAAGATATTCTACGCAAGTCATCTCTGCCCACTTTGAAATCATCAAAGCGCCCTGTGAGTTTCTCTGACAGTGAGAGGGAAGAGTCAGAGTATGAAAGTGATGGAGAGGAATTCGAGAGATCTCCTCCCCGGAAAAGGGTTGAGGAGCCAGAGCAAGAATatgaagaagaggaggaagaagaagaacgcTATGAGGAACCGGAGGTGGATGGAGCctcagaagaggaagaggaggtTGA encodes:
- the LOC110600129 gene encoding protein LEO1 homolog isoform X2; amino-acid sequence: MGEEKRHQMMQNLFGDQSEEEEEIDSEHESNPQPNYASDEAEGGLRNEGEGEDEVEGHQDVEVESEGEMHEVEPDPGESEGEREPSSEEVDVGDEREVSEAKEADSDEKEDYAPRVPTSRRHEIIESGSERSEGQHYADNEDEEVDQDRSLSKSPDGEKDQNHISQSAAEIRDVFGDSDDEEEAGYAVRNEIEQDSHRSPMEEEASYEKNLRPEDMLMDEDAQYESEEENIDVKAKEKPVGPPLELEIPFHQPPADPTKMNMIKVSNIMGIDPNPFDPKTYVEEKTFVTDESGAKTRIRLENNIVRWRTVRNPDGTKHVESNARFVRWSDGSLQLLIGNEVLDISVQDDRHDQTHLFLRHNKSLLQSQGRIRRKMRFMPSSLTSNSHRLLTALVDSRHRKVYKVKNCVTDIDPEREKEEKERAESQTIRANVLLNRKREKVSRKYTQTVERRRQLSPGFLEGALDEDDDPDYFDSRRSRRRFEEDLEVEARAEKRIMNAKKGQKDILRKSSLPTLKSSKRPVSFSDSEREESEYESDGEEFERSPPRKRVEEPEQEYEEEEEEEERYEEPEVDGASEEEEEVEEPKQKSKVYGGGHKRAGIESEEESPPRKIPTHRRMAVVYDSDEE
- the LOC110600129 gene encoding protein LEO1 homolog isoform X1 produces the protein MGEEKRHQMMQNLFGDQSEEEEEIDSEHESNPQPNYASDEAEGGLRNEGEGEDEVEGHQDVEVESEGEMHEVEPDPGESEGEREPSSEEVDVGDEREVSEAKEADSDEKEDYAPRVPTSRRHEIIESGSERSEGQHYADNEDEEVDQDRSLSSKSPDGEKDQNHISQSAAEIRDVFGDSDDEEEAGYAVRNEIEQDSHRSPMEEEASYEKNLRPEDMLMDEDAQYESEEENIDVKAKEKPVGPPLELEIPFHQPPADPTKMNMIKVSNIMGIDPNPFDPKTYVEEKTFVTDESGAKTRIRLENNIVRWRTVRNPDGTKHVESNARFVRWSDGSLQLLIGNEVLDISVQDDRHDQTHLFLRHNKSLLQSQGRIRRKMRFMPSSLTSNSHRLLTALVDSRHRKVYKVKNCVTDIDPEREKEEKERAESQTIRANVLLNRKREKVSRKYTQTVERRRQLSPGFLEGALDEDDDPDYFDSRRSRRRFEEDLEVEARAEKRIMNAKKGQKDILRKSSLPTLKSSKRPVSFSDSEREESEYESDGEEFERSPPRKRVEEPEQEYEEEEEEEERYEEPEVDGASEEEEEVEEPKQKSKVYGGGHKRAGIESEEESPPRKIPTHRRMAVVYDSDEE